In Desulfonispora thiosulfatigenes DSM 11270, the genomic stretch ATGGATATGTGTAATGGTGAAATTATTAGTTATGGTATTGCTAAGCGTCCTACGGCCAAGAGCGTAATGGATGCACTAGATAAGGCCATTAAAATAACCTCAGATTGTCCTTATCGCCGAACATTCCATTCAGATCAAGGATGGGCTTACCAGATGAGAGCATACTCTAACCGGCTTAAGGAAGAACGTATTTTTCAAAGTATGTCTAGAAAAGGTAACTGCTATGATAATTCCGTTATGGAGAACTTCTTTGGACTGCTTAAACAAGAGATTTACTATGGTGTCGTCTATTACAGCTATGAGGAATTGAAGTCGGAAATTGAACGATACATAAATTACTATAACGAAAAGAGAATTAAAGAGAAACTTGGATGGCTAAGTCCAGTGCAATACAGACTTAGTCTTCAGGCTGCATAAAAATAGCGAGGCAGCCGAAACTGTCTCGCTAATAAAGTCTAACTTTTAGGGGTCACCTCAATTGCTTTGAGAGTGCCTTTTGTATAAGAAATGTATAGAGATTTAATTGAATAAATTACTTATCCTTATATAAATATATCTATTAATTCATTTTAAAAATTGTTATTCTCCAGTTTTAATAAAAATTCTTTAATTTCTAGACCTCCGTCATATCCTGTTAAAGAACCATTTTTGCCAATAACCCGATGGCAGGGAATAATAATTGAAATAGGATTTTTATTATTAGCCTGACCTACAGCTCTTGCTGCTTTTTCGTTTCCAATGATCTTAGCAATTTCCCCGTAATTTTTAGTAACCCCATATGGTATTTGCTGCAACGCATTCCAGACCTTTTGTCTAAACGGAGTTCCCTTAGGGGATAGAGGTAAGGTAAATACTTTACGCTTTCCTTCAAAATATTCTTGTAACTGTTCATATGCTCTTTTTAAAACCTCTGTTTCTTTAAGAGTATATTCCTCAAACTCATTACCCGTTTGAAGATAATTCTCCTTTTGATAATGCACATTAGTGATTTTATTATTCTCTTCAGTAATAGCTATTTCACCGAGTGGTAGTTGATAATAAAATATATTTTTCATAATATCCCAAATCCTTTTCTAATTAATATTGTTCAGGCATATATATAATTTAATACTATTATATTCTAAACCTTAAAACTATAATTCAAAACACCTTGACAAATAAATTCATGGATTCTAAAATAGAGATAACACATGAATAGTTGTTCATATGTTCATATATTATAGTTAGAGGTGTTTTTATGTATGATAAAGGTAAAGAAATTGATAAATGCGATTGCACGATAATCCATGATGATGTTGTAAAAAAGGTTAAAGCTAAGATGCCTTTAGAGGAAAACTTAGTTGACCTAGCAGAATTATTTAAGGTATTTGGTGATTCTACCCGCATAAGAATTCTTTCAGCCTTAGCCATATCAGAAATGTGTGTGTGCGATATTGCTGCTTTATTAAATATGACGCAATCTGCAATTTCTCATCAACTCAGAATTTTAAAGCAAGCAAGACTAATCAAAAACAGAAGAGATGGCAAGATAGTTTTTTATGCTTTAGATGATGAACATGTCGAACATATCTTTGAACAAGGATTAATTCACATTAACGAAAGATAATTTAACTTCAAGGTTTGAGGGGT encodes the following:
- a CDS encoding IS3 family transposase — protein: MDMCNGEIISYGIAKRPTAKSVMDALDKAIKITSDCPYRRTFHSDQGWAYQMRAYSNRLKEERIFQSMSRKGNCYDNSVMENFFGLLKQEIYYGVVYYSYEELKSEIERYINYYNEKRIKEKLGWLSPVQYRLSLQAA
- a CDS encoding methylated-DNA--[protein]-cysteine S-methyltransferase, with protein sequence MKNIFYYQLPLGEIAITEENNKITNVHYQKENYLQTGNEFEEYTLKETEVLKRAYEQLQEYFEGKRKVFTLPLSPKGTPFRQKVWNALQQIPYGVTKNYGEIAKIIGNEKAARAVGQANNKNPISIIIPCHRVIGKNGSLTGYDGGLEIKEFLLKLENNNF
- a CDS encoding ArsR/SmtB family transcription factor; amino-acid sequence: MYDKGKEIDKCDCTIIHDDVVKKVKAKMPLEENLVDLAELFKVFGDSTRIRILSALAISEMCVCDIAALLNMTQSAISHQLRILKQARLIKNRRDGKIVFYALDDEHVEHIFEQGLIHINER